In a genomic window of Littorina saxatilis isolate snail1 linkage group LG6, US_GU_Lsax_2.0, whole genome shotgun sequence:
- the LOC138968698 gene encoding methylmalonic aciduria type A homolog, mitochondrial-like, with product MLFRKCFHLKLNTQLIQLYSRSCCNADQYHYQVLKSFRCCTVAFHKNFCSSSTLHSASEDRPPPPPSLPPTVQYVAKMLMSDRHTDSLKEKPESLSHLELEPETEKLYRGVVSHDRASLARAITLMESSNVSKRQQAQLLLTSILHYLKGEGVKYKGGQRSFRIGLSGPPGAGKSTFIESFGKLLTSKGQRVAVLAVDPSSSTTGGSLLADKTRMPQLSVDPNAFIRPSPSRGTLGGVARNTNEAIVLCEGAGFDFVIVETVGVGQSEFAVADMVDLFCLLIPPAGGDELQGIKRGIVEVADLVVVNKSDGDLEPAARRIQAEYISALKFMRRQSKIWKPKVLRISSLTGMGVDELWDTMKKYRKLTTEAGELKAKRERQLQVWLWSHIRDRILQDFRRQPEVAEKLPELESMVRSGAVTPGLAADILLDRFFGSWNP from the exons ATGCTTTTCAGAAAATGTTTCCATCTGAAACTGAATACTCAGCTGATTCAACTTTACAGTAGAAGCTGCTGCAATGCTGATCAGTATCACTATCAAGTATTGAAATCTTTCCGCTGCTGTACAGTAGCATTCCATAAAAACTTCTGCTCTTCATCCACGTTACACTCAGCATCAGAAGACcgaccaccacctccaccatcATTACCTCCAACAGTTCAGTATGTTGCAAAGATGCTCATGAGTGACCGGCACACAGACTCACTGAAAGAGAAACCTGAGTCATTAAGCCACCTGGAGTTAGAGCCAGAAACAGAAAAGCTGTACAGAGGTGTGGTGAGTCATGATCGTGCTTCCTTAGCCAGAGCCATCACCCTGATGGAATCATCCAATGTGTCCAAAAGACAACAAGCTCAGCTCCTGCTCACCAGCATACTGCATTACCTCAAAGGGGAGGGGGTGAAATATAAAGGCGGACAGCGATCGTTCCGTATTG GGTTGTCAGGTCCTCCTGGGGCAGGAAAAAGTACTTTTATTGAAAGTTTTGGCAAACTCCTTACCTCTAAGGGTCAGCGTGTGGCTGTCTTGGCCGTTGATCCGTCTTCCAGTACCACAGGAG GTTCACTCCTTGCCGACAAGACCAGAATGCCTCAGTTATCAGTCGATCCAAACGCTTTTATCCGACCATCACCTTCACGGGGCACGCTTGGTGGTGTTGCACGAAACACAAATGAGGCAATTGTTTTGTGCGAAGGGGCCGGCTTTGACTTTGTTATTGTGGAAACTgttg GTGTTGGTCAGTCTGAATTTGCTGTGGCAGACATGGTTGACCTGTTCTGCTTGCTCATCCCTCCAGCAGGGGGAGATGAACTTCAGG GGATCAAGCGGGGCATAGTGGAGGTTGCAGACTTGGTAGTGGTCAATAAGAGTGACGGCGATCTTGAGCCCGCTGCTCGCCGCATCCAGGCCGAGTACATTTCTGCTCTCAAATTCATGAGAAGGCAATCCAAAATCTGGAAACCAAAA GTGTTGAGAATATCTTCCTTGACTGGCATGGGTGTTGACGAGCTGTGGGATACGATGAAGAAATACCGCAAGCTGACCACAGAGGCCGGTGAATTGAAAGCAAAGAGAGAGCGACAGCTACAGGTTTGGTTGTGGAGCCACATACGCGACCGCATCCTCCAAGACTTCCGCAGGCAGCCTGAGGTAGCGGAGAAACTTCCGGAGTTGGAGAGCATGGTACGGAGTGGTGCCGTGACTCCGGGCCTTGCAGCTGATATTCTCCTTGACAGATTCTTTGGCAGCTGGAATCCCTGA